One window from the genome of Yarrowia lipolytica chromosome 1B, complete sequence encodes:
- a CDS encoding uncharacterized protein (Compare to YALI0B10978g, weakly similar to uniprot|P46972 Saccharomyces cerevisiae YMR035w IMP2 mitochondrial inner membrane protease subunit, similar to Saccharomyces cerevisiae IMP2 (YMR035W); ancestral locus Anc_2.595) has protein sequence MSSLQHRYHSLAASIHSLQEISFPVLNHRHAYGTLNTPHCTDPRTTHSFNSMGFQDWFAQKSRKWAALRQKPAMRLFIWSTWIPVAICFLDHAYFLGHISGNSMTPALNPDSNLGKRDIVLLQKFLIKQPGYLKVGDVVLLRNPMDPDKFLCKRILGVGGDEIVTRHPYPQKTCFVPFNHVWVEGDNIHSFDSNNFGPVSLGLMHGKCPKVLWPFNRFGAIPDGGREARKEKLGYVDDVVEG, from the coding sequence ATGTCTTCTCTACAACATCGGTATCACTCTCTGGCCGCCAGCATTCACTCACTCCAGGAAATTTCATTCCCAGTTTTAAACCATCGCCATGCATATGGAACATTGAACACACCACACTGCACAGACCCACGAACGACACATTCTTTCAACAGCATGGGCTTTCAGGATTGGTTTGCGCAAAAGTCGCGCAAGTGGGCGGCACTGCGCCAGAAACCGGCTATGAGATTGTTCATCTGGTCAACATGGATCCCTGTGGCAATATGTTTTCTGGACCACGCCTACTTTCTCGGCCATATCAGCGGCAACAGCATGACCCCTGCTCTGAACCCCGACTCAAATCTTGGCAAGCGTGACATTGTGCTGTTGCAGAAATTCCTAATCAAACAGCCCGGTTACCTCAAGGTCGGAGACGTGGTGCTGCTGCGAAACCCCATGGATCCGGATAAGTTTTTGTGCAAGCGGATTCTTGGAGTGGGAGGCGACGAGATTGTGACCCGCCACCCGTACCCGCAAAAGACGTGCTTTGTGCCCTTTAACCACGTGTGGGTCGAGGGCGACAACATCCATTCGTTCGACTCCAACAACTTCGGTCCAGTGTCACTCGGTCTCATGCATGGCAAGTGTCCCAAGGTGCTGTGGCCATTTAACCGTTTTGGAGCTATTCCTGACGGAGGACGAGAGGCCCGGAAGGAAAAGTTGGGGTatgttgatgatgttgttgagggcTAA